Within the Acinonyx jubatus isolate Ajub_Pintada_27869175 chromosome E4, VMU_Ajub_asm_v1.0, whole genome shotgun sequence genome, the region CCGTGACGGCTGGCGGCTCTGGGGGTGAACGACGGGCAGGGAGAGCGACAGTTGTGAACACCTCACTTCCACTTACAGGTGGGAATTATCGCGGAGACAAAAGACAACGAAAATAAAAGGATGACGAGCTGGCAGGAAAGACAGATGGATACAGGGGAGGTCAATCCAAGTAGGAGTTGCTCACATCCTTCCCACAGCGATGGCCAACGACAGTGTTTTGTTCACCTCCAATATGTCCCACGGCGGAGCCTTGAGTTTACGTGTTGGATACTGTTTATCGAATGAATGGCAaagacaccccccgccccccggagcTCTTCTCCAGTGACTCACAAGCTTGGTGTCCGAAGCTCTCTCTGTTCCTCGTATTCTCCCCCACTGCCTGCTTTATCCTCACCCCTAACCAGCGGGGGTACGTcgaggcaggggagggcagagggaccAGATGTATACTTTTACTTACGCCTTTAATCCTCCGGGACAAACAATCCAAATAATACCCAATTCTTTAGACTCCTCCGGGTGCTGGTTTCCAAATCCCTAATCGGAAAATTCTtggctcctggggctcctgggtggctcagtcggtggagtgtccaactttggctcaggtcatgatctcacggctcgtgagttcgagccccgcgtcgggctctatgctgacagctcggagcctgcttcggattctgggtctccctctctctctgcccctccccctctcaagctctgtctctctctctcaaaaatacataaacattaaaagttcaaaaaaaaccaaaaacaaaaacctctcagCTCCCCATTCTTGTCTTTGAAACATTTCAACTACCCATCCATTCAGAATGGCTCCACCATCCCGGGCAAGAGGAGAGCACCTCTGTCTGTGCACCTGCCAGCAGGGTCCTCCCCCCAGTGCGGGCCATCCCTGCCGCAGGCCAAGAAAAGGAAGCCGGGGTGCCCGGCCCCACCTACCGAAGAATCCTCTCGAAATCGTCCCGGTCCCGTTGCACCTGAACGGCCAGAGCGTGCTCCTTGAAAGCCACCTGTTCCAGCCGGCTCTGGCGCAGTTTggcctctgtctccatcttcttcTGCgcgttttccttttccttcctgcgCCACTCCCTGTCCGCAACCTCCTGGTTGCGCTTGGCCCGCAAGGCGTCCTGGgaaaggagagggtggggagaccAGCGAGGGTGCAAACCGACCCCGAGACCCAGCGGGCACCTCAGGAAGACACCGGCTGCAGACTCCGACACGGCCTGCTTTGAGGCGTGGCGTGGATTTCTCTGGCGACGAGGTCATTGCAGGGAAGAGTACACGGAATCTCGTAGAACTTTCTGGTCCGCAGATACCCCGAGGGGTCACCTTGCCCTCCCTCGCCGCCACCCATCCCAATGCTTTCCTCCCCAGACCTCGAACACCTCCAGGCGGTCCTGCGATTGCCTCTCGTTTTAAAAACTGCTAatgaccggggcgcctgggtggctctgttggttaagcgtctgacttgggctccagtcatgctcttgtggttcgcgggttcaagccccgcatcgggctcctgcttcagattctgtgtctccctctctctctctgctcctccccgccctcATCAGACTGTTCAAGTCTACGTAACCTGCATCCCCTCTTCCGCACCTCTGCCCTCCAGGGTGGTTTCGCAGGCTGTCAAAGGGGGTAGTtaagggagtgggggaggcacaggggAGCCGAGACTGAGCGGGTACCTGCTGTGCCTGGTGATCCTGCGCCTTCTCCTGCATGGCCCTCAGCCGGGtgatctccttctctttctccctccggATTCTCTCCTGCTCAGCCTCAAACTCTGCTTCTCGAGCCTGCCAGGAAGCAAAGGTCTCGTAGAGCAGCCCCCACCACTGCAGCCTTGCAGAGACACGAAGCCCCCGCAACGGTCAGTCCGGGGTCTCCACTCCCTGACTGCTTTTCGGGTTGGACAAAACAAAGCTAGCGACGCACGCAGGCATCCCAAGCCCAGCCTTCACGCTCCATCCACTGCGTCACAGACCGTGTCCGAGTAGCGAGGCCAGTGGGCCGTCTCTCCAAGTACCAACCCCGGCATCCTGCGTGTCGTGTAAAACGCAGCAGGTGGGGGTTACCCCATTAGTCCCTGGGCACACGGCCAGCCATGCTTCGGGCAGTCCTGCGGGGGCCAGCAGATACCCAAGGAGCGAACCATCAGAGTCGGCGCCCTTTGCCACTTCTCGGAAAGAGCAGACATATCCCTACAATCTTCCCAAACCCGGCTTCCCAACTAGCATTCTTGGGTATTCATAAGACTAATGGCTTGGGTCGGGCGGACACGTGATCCTCCCATAAAGAATGCTCCGTAGCCATCATTCTACCTGCCCAGCCTTCTGTGAAGCCCAGTGAGTTGCCCGCTTGTGAGTTGTGCACGGGGGGCTGTGTGTCAAGCTGGCCTCGGTTTCACCTCGCCCCAGATGGCAGGGCAGGGAACTCTGGAGACTTCCACAACCAGTCTCTGCCTTTAGCCCTAGAGGGGCAGCCCCGGCTGCAAGAGCAGAGGCCCCTGTGAGGTGAGTCTTGTGACATGGGCTGTGGGCGTGCCCAAGCGCCCAACCGCTATGCCGGTCGCCAGCCTATCCCAGCTCCGCCCCCCCCCGGTGTCCCTTCCACATGTGAAGACCAGCCCTACTCTTCTCCTGCTCGGAAATCTCCGGTGACTTCCCCACCAGTCCAGGCCTCCAGCCTCCGCTCAAGGTCCAAGGGGTCCCCAACAACCGCTCTCAGCTCCCCGTCGCCTCGCCACCTCATCTCTTGTCGTGACGGCCACGGGCTCTGCAAACTGTCCACCAGCTCCCACACGTGACCGGCTTATTACCACTACATCCACCCATTCGGGGAACCAGTGGCTGAGCTCTGCACAAAGTCCACGGCATTCCAGGTACGTTCGACCCAGTCTGCTGTTGGACACACAGCGAAGCATTCGGGGTATTTTGCATCAGTCAGTGACAGGGCTTACAAGGTGCTGTAATGGTTCAGTGAGACAACAGCTGTAAAGCACTGCGCACAGAGCCCGTGCACAGACTGAGCTCCCGACGTACGGCAGCTCTGTGATCACTGTGATGCCCCAACCATCCCCGCCCCCAACCATCTCTGCCCCCAACCTCTGTTCCTGCTGTTGCCTGCATCTCCTGGCATCTGATAAGCAAGCCAAAGCcaaacaataaatacattaaaaagctTTGTTGAGCTTCATTTTCTGTGGCTTGCATTTGGAGCATACAGGTATATCCGATCCGCCGTTTTCAGAACACGCCCGCGATGCCCCCCTGCCTGTCATCCCTACTACAGGGAAGTAGGGCACGTTCTCTGTCACCACGGAGCCTCGGAGCTAGCAGGAGGGGGCACGCACATGCAGCACTGAATGCCTTTCCTGCCACCTTCAGCCCTTCCTTCTCGTTTTACCTAACTCCACGTTCTCTCCGTCTAAGCCACGTTCGCTCTGTTTTCCACTCTCCACTCCTCACTGACCCTGGTCCCTCCGGTTCTCAGCCCGGCTCCTGAGTGAGCCCACGTGGCGTGAGCCGCCTCTCCTGGATCCCCTGCTCTGCGCCACACCTGTGGTTGTGGCTTCCACAGCCACTGCGGGAGAAGGCTCTATTTTCTAACACCCAGGACAGGATGCCCAATCTAGGAATTTTCACAAGAAAGTTATGGGGCGGGTGACCCATGATTACCGGGGATATAATTACGCAGAGGCCACCAGGAATCCACAAAAACTTCACTTTCCCCgatagttttcattttgttccctgCCTGTACCTGACCCTCATCCAACTTCTAATCAAAGGTGTTAACAAGGATATAACACCCTAAATTGGGTGTCCCTCGAGCCTGCTCTCTGTTAATGAATAAGTGAACCGGCCAACatgaagaggaaaaggagccAGGTCCTTGAATGAAGGACATCCGTTTTGAAAGGGAGGCATGGCTGCCTGCGGCGAGTCCCCTTAGATCTCAGGCCTGCCTGTCCGTGTCGTAGATGTTTCGCTCGTGGCCACAAGCCCCAGGCCTCGGAAACCTACcgtcttcaggggtgcctgggtggctcagtccgtggagcgtccagcttcggctcaggtcgtgatctcgcggttcatgagtgcgagccccacgtcgggctctgtgctgacagcatggagcctgcttcggatgctctgcccaccccacccccaccccttccctgcttgcgctcagaggaagaaagaaagaaacctaccATCTTCTTCTTGGTGAACTCCATCACCATCTGGTCGGCCAGCTTCTCCTGGGCGAGCagctctgctttctgtctctggttTTCGTCGTTAATGCGCTTAATCTCGGCTTGCATCTTCAATTTTTCCTGGTGCCTTCGTTCCATGTCCTGAAGGAAGGAACCTCCAAGTGGAAGGGGGCAAGACCAGGAGACACTGGCacgtgggggcagagagaggcagggggacgCGCGCCATCTGCGGTCTAGCCACCGCCGCTGGCCCCTGGTCAAGGGGCCCTCCAGCGTCGCCGGTGACCCCTCGCAGCCCCTCCTTGCCGTCTGTACCCTCTTGGCTTGGTGGTGGTCCTGACACTCTTGATTTCTATACACTCTCAGGGAAGCAGAGGCTCTTAAAACTCCACCCGGCGGCTCCCACGTGTCCTGCGAAGTCCCACCCGCTGTTCCCGGGCTTTTCCCCTGCCTTCAATTTCCTTCTCTTAGGCAAACCCTAGCTTTTGGTCTTGACTCAATGGCGATGACCGAAATAATAAAGCGTTGCCCTCATTGAGTATGTTCTACCCGTTGGGCACTTTATGCAGCCTGGCTCCGAAACCTAAATGCACCCCAAGACCCTGAAGGGTAAAGCTTGTTATGTCTCTCCtgcagatgaagacactgaggccctGAATTTAAGTGACTTGTCCGGGGCCATCCAGCTAACAAACGCCAGTTCCAGAATTTTGGAACCTGGTCTTTCTAAATTAAAGTTCCAGTCTTCCCTGTCggttctctctgcacctctgaaTCCCCTCTGCACTCAAGACGGTGCCACAGCTCAGGCACTGCCCCGTGGGTCCCCATTCATTCTTGTGGGTTTACTCTGTCCCAGCCAGGGGACGGCAACCATGTCACATTTCCTGTCTTCCTGGCAACATGCGGCCCAGTGAGAGGAAAACAGCAAATACTCAATAAACTAGAACAGGGATAAAGGAGAACCAAAGTGAATGGCgtgtgagcaaaagaaaaaaaaaaaaaaggtagacacAGAGAAACACGATGAGTGAATGATGGCGGTCAAGGCACCTGACCCTGAGGGACGAGATCCCTTCTAAGGAAGGAGCCTGAACTTGCAAAGCCCCCCATGATCTGACGGAGCACATTCTCAGGGCCCCATGCGGAGTCTTGTGCACAAGACGGAACGTTGGAATCTGGCCCACCTATACTCTCCCAGGAATCTCCATCTCTTTGGGCCCAATTCTTCTACCCATCAACTCCCGCCGTGTGCTGTTTCCAGTTCCTTCCATCTGTCAAAGGCCAGGCCCCACCCAAGACTTCCAGCTCCTCCCCAGCCGCGCTTCTGACCTGACTCATCTGAGGCAACTCTGCGGGCTCTCCCCAAGCTTGACTCACAGCCGAGTTCAGGGCTCCCGGGAAGCCTCGTGCACCAGATCAACACAGCACTgactgccccccccacctcccccccaggcCTGTGATGCATGAGTCATGGCCGTCAGCGCTCCCTCACTCTCGCCGTGTCTACCTGTTCACTCACCCCACTTTTCCCCACCTGGCCCAGCGACTCTGCacccctttcccccttctccctttcttcctttcctttctatctgCTTCCCACCAAAGCTGGGGCTGCCACTGGTACCCACGCACTATTTAATCCCTTGACCCGCTCAACTAGAAAACCCACCGACTTCCCATCCACGATGCACACAACCATGCATTGACTCACGtctttgcctatttatttacttttcagtttgttgtttttgttggcTCACTAGACTTCCAAGAAACTGAAGGACTTTCACTGTCTCTGATCTCTAAAGCCATTGCAAAGCAACcccaggaaccccccccccactgccctgctCTTCTCCCTCTTGCTAGCAAGGTGGGGGGCACTGCCCTGCACCACCCAGAGATCATAAGGCAGGTCTGAGCTGGGAGACACACGTTCCtcctatcttaaaatttttttttaatgtttgtttatttatttttgagagtgagagagagagagagacagagcacgagcaggggacaagcagagagggaggcacagaatccggatcaagctccaggctctgagctgtcagcacagagcccgacacggggctcgaacccacgaatcaggagatcaggacctgagccaaagcaggacgctcaaccgacagagccacccaggcgccccaacacattcCTAACTTCAAGTCGCCTAAGAACACTTCCTGGAAGCTCGGAAAGTGCCTCTTCGAAGGACAGTACCAGTACGACGAGACACATCAAGCAACGGTGTTGACTCACGGATGCCTGGAACTTTCTCAGGGAGTCCACCAATTCCCCCTCCGACAATCTAGCCAGATCTCCCGGCCTTCCTTTCGCACCCCTTCCCTGCATGCTGAAGCCCTGTCTCCTCTTCCGGGCTCTTTCCCTTGCTCCCTGAGCCAGGAGCTCGGCCAGGCCTCTCTGGCTTCTCAGCCCAGCTGGGCCCCCTTCTCAAGCAGCTCACAaggctgcctgcccccccccccccgccccagtcttCCTGACTCTCCCAGtgctcctcccctcaccccccacacaGGCCCTCACACTGTGAGGCACTCTGAGaagcctccataactgtgaggCTGCCCCCAAGACCCCTCAGGGACCCCCATCCCTCACCGCCATCACatcacagggtgggggtgggggggaacgaCAACCAGCCATCTTAACGTGGGgaatgaggagaaaaaggaaagaatgcacACTCCACAAGTTAAATGACACCCTGAGGACATAACCCGACAGGCCGGAAAGGGGGATGCTCCTCAAGTCTAGCTAGCTTGGGCGCTCCAAAATACCGGTGCCATAGCAATGAAGGCAGGAAGGAACCAGAGTTCTTCCAGGTGAAAGCTGACAAAGGAGGCCCAAGTGAATGCAAGGTGGGGACCTTGATTGGATCCTGGTTGGAGCAACAGAAGACAACTCAAGGCACCTTCAGGGAGCCACTGGGGGACTGAATGTGGATTCGGTATTAAACGATATCAGAGAATCATTGGATTCCGCTTTTCGACGAGGGGCTGTGAGTGTCGTAGCGTCCACTGGACAGAGAACGTCTCTGTGCTTCCGACACAAGGGCTGCAGCATTTAGTAGCAAAGAGCCAAGACACCTGCAGCTCACCGCCGAATAGCGTAACAGTGACAGAACGCGTATGTGCTCCGAAAAGAGACAAGCGAGCAAGGCAGACTGGCAAGCGGAAAGTCTCGAAGTCTCGGCCCCGCGCTGATGGGTGTGACACAATTCTTCCAGTTTGCCTGTGTGTATAAAAATGTTCgcaggcaaggggcgcctgggtggctcagtcagttgagcgaccgccttcggctcaggtcatgatctcacggtttgtgagttcaagccccgcgtcgggctctgggctgaccgctcggagcctggagcctgcttcagattctgtgtctccctctctctgaccctcccccgctcatgctgtctctgtctcagaaataaataaacattaaaaaaattttttttggttttttttttaaatgttcacaggCCAAAAAAACCGGAGTGAGGAGGGGAGAACAAATAAATGTGCCAAATGCTCGCCAGCGAGGGGCCTCTGCCTAGTCCCAGCAGACCAGACCGGCAAACAGGAGAGGATTTAAGTCTCCGTAGTTCGGGCGGGTAGTTCGGGCGGGTATGTCATCGCTTCTTCTGCGATGGATGTGCCCACGGGTTTTATTTGGAcgaaggggttgggggggggggattgtggGGGCGGCAGGGGGAAGGCTTGGCTCTTGCACACAATTAATCACACTGGGGTGCCCTGCGCTTTGAATGAGGGAACCGCGGGGAGCCTGGGCCGTGGACCCCGCGGTCCACCTGCCCGGCGCATCGTGTCCCCGGATAATGGCAAGAGGGCTAGAAAACATCCCTACGGGCTTGCGTGTGCGAGGCAGACAGCCATgcatttcctttctgtgtccACTCACAGACGCGTTGGTGTCGGACCCCGTgacccggggaggggggcgggatgCCACGAGTCCAAgtccctgcccacccccgccccccagcgtGGCGCCACGGCCAAACGCCTGTTCAGTGCGGCCGCGACGAGCTAAGGGCGGTGATGTGAAATGCACAGGTGCCTCACAGAAAAGCAGTGCACGCCCCAGTCCCCCGGATCTCGAGCGCCTTGGCGCCGGAGCCTCTGGGAGCTGCGCTCGGTCGGGCGCGTTACCCGCAGATCTTCCTCCTGAAGCTGCTGCATGGACGCCAGCACCTGCTCCTTCTCCTGCTCCCGCTGCTCCGCCAGCAGCGACCGCTCCTCCCGGTTCTTTTCCATCTGCTGCACGATATGTCGTCTGCCCCTAGGAGCGAACGGCAGCGCAGGGGCTCAGAAACCCGGGCCCGCGCTTCTCTGCTCCAGCCTCCACCCACACAGCCCCCACGATGGGAGGTGGCAGTCACAGGGACAACTCGACGAGCGCCCCGTAACACGTCGCCGTGCTTTCTGAGACCAGACTGTCCTGAGGGGGCCGGTTCCCTACCTTCCAAGCCCCctttcttctaaaataattttttaacattgatttatttttgagagagacagacacagagacagagcgcgggcaggggaggggcagagagagagggagacacagaatccgaagcaggctccgggctcccggctgtcagcacagagcccgacagggggctcgaacccacgaaccttgagatggcgatctgagcagaagtcagatgcttaactgaccaagcccccccaggcgccccaagctgcCTTTCCTGAGATTCCCCTTCTTCGTTTGTTTGCCCACGAGTGCACCCCAGATCGCAACGCACCTTCTCCCTTTCAGTGTGTCAAGGGCTTCTGAAATCCTATCGTCGCCCCCCCCCAAGCCCGCCAGAGCAATCGTGGGGCACCGGCCCCCCCATGCTCGCTTCAGTTAGAAAGCCCACGGTCTCCTTCCTGTGCTGCCTCTTGCTGCGTCCTGTCTtgtcccccagccacctcccccgcCCACTTCGCTAGCCATCCGTCTGTCTTATGCCCCGGCCCTCACCGCCGATGGACAGGGCTGGGTGTGAGCAAGCCTCTCGGCTCAGCAATGCCCTGGCTCAGCTCCACAGTAAAAAGCAGAGAACCCAGAGTCTGCAATCAGCGTGGCCGGTGACTCCCTGTGTGTCGTTGGGGTGACAATAAACCCAGAGGCGTCCAGACCCCATGACGGATGAGTAAAGGCAGGGACAATGAGGGAGGACACAGGTCAGGGTGAGCATGGGGAGGAAGGACTACGAGACTCCCATCCAGGTGGAGCCCTTGAATGGCTTCCTGACTCCAGATGAAATAAACGGGAGGAATGAGTAAAAGAGTctcagggaggcagggctggggctcaaTATAAGGACCAGCTCAGATCATTAGAGCGGCCTAATGAGGCAGGCAGAGATTTTTTCCTTAATTAGAGCCGTTTGTGCAGGAGATTAAGAACTACTGagctaataaataaatgtttataggGAGCCTACTGTAATCTGCCAGGGACCAAGAGAAGAACAGGGATGGATGGTTCCAGAAGACTGaatcagacagagagagacaccagCCAGTCAGTGTGGTTCAAGGACTGTTTATGGAAATATTTCTTGCCTTCCATGGTGGGTGTTCTATCTAGATCTGGGACACCATGATTCTATGATTTACCTCCTCTGGGGCTTGTCCTTTCCTGCAAAGGGAAGGGGACTGAATTTATTCATCCTAACAGGTGTTAACCACCGGCCACACTCTCTGCGAGGCCCGGGAGCTACGGAAGTGAGTTAAGACGGGGTCGCCGTCCTCAGGGAGCACGCAGTCTGGCGCGGGCCGGGGAGCCGTGGTGCGAGAAGCATAACACAGTGTGTGGGAGACCACACCACGGTGTGGCCGGGCACCAGAAGGGAGCCACCGAGCCTGCCTGGTGAAGGGAGAGGGGTTTCCGGGGGAGGTGACGGCAAAAGTGTCACACACGGAAAGAAGAGAAGGCGTTTTCCAGGggcaaagggggaaaagaagaggCTTCACAGCAGGAGGAAGGACAGAAGCGTGAACTGTGACAAGCCCAGgggtgctgggggaagggggtgggggggatgcgcAGAGGGGACGGCAGGAAAAGGTGGGGAACGAGGCTGAAGGGGGGCCAGGTTGTGAAGCAACCATCTTGGGAATCAGCCTTGAGAAGCTCTGCGGTTCTCGGAATCCCTTCCTCAGGCTCTGAGATGCTCACAGGTGGTGATCGTGaccatttctcttctcccttggcAAGGCTACCCGCACCCAAAGAGCCACGGAAGCGCCAGGGAGGGAGGCCCCAAAACCACCGCTTTAccggattctctcctccctcctcttcctgtccAGCTCCTCCTGCCTTTGAATGGCCTTCTGCCGTTCCACTTCCATCATGTGATCCAAACGCCTCTCCTCCGCGTCCAGCTCTCTTTGAATCAGCTGCTTCTCCAGGATTTGGGCATCCCGGATGGCATGGCACTTGGCATTGAGGATGATCTGGAGGCGGGGAGACGACAGTGGCCCTGGGTCAAGGCACGCGGATCGGGCGGGATGCGCCAGGGGGTGTGGAAGGTGGGGGCGAGAAACGGGTCCCGCTGGGTATGCTGGACACGCGCACAGCCTCGCGCAAGCCCGGGAGAGCGAGAGCATCCTGTGCTCGCCCTCGCCTCGGCGGAGCTCCACGCCGACATGCGCCAGGCCCCTGGTCTGTGCGGTAGCGCCTTGCAGGGTATCGGGCCTTCGTGTCCGGGGGGTCATCGCGCTTCGAGAACATAAGGAAAGCTACGGACCCTGTCCTCCTTAAGattcactcacacacacgcacgttACATTTCCATGAAACTTCAGAGGTTCGAGGTTCCCCCTGGGGGACCCATGAACCCCCGTATTCAGACCCTCTGTCCTACTTCTCAGGGAACCTAAGACACTCTTGCAGAGACCAAGCCGCTAGAGTTTTAAGGGGGAAGAGCCCCACGTGACACATCAGGGGACGGCCATCCGTGAGAATGAGcgagagaaagttctggaaaataaaaggaggtGTGAGGAGAAGGTGTAGATGAGGGGGTTGGGGGTCGGCGGTGTGCATTTGCTTGGGACCCACGTGCAACTGAGAAACAAAAGTCCAAACGAGCCTCGGGTCTTCACGCTCTGGGCTAAAGGAGGCGCTTTGGTGTCTTGAGAAGAAgcccgctgggggggggggggggggggcagggcgcgCGGCCAGAACGGAGCCAGCAGGACAGACGCGGAAGTCGCGTCCTCACCCTCATGTGCCCACCATACTTGGGAAAGCCTCTGCTGTGGGTTAGCCCGTTCACCCCCGCCAATCACCCTGCTAAGCGGTTTCACCACTCTCGCTCTACAAATGAAGGgagcgaggggcgcctggggggctgggtcgttgagcgtccaacttcagctcgggtcaccatctcacggttcgtgggttcgagccccgcgtcgggctctgtgcagacggctcggagcctggagcccgcttccgattctgtgtctactcctctctctgcccctcccccgctcatgctctgtctctcaaaaataaacattaaaaaaaaaaaacacacaaacagatgAAGGAAGTGAGTCCCAGGGTGGGTATGTGACTTGCtgggggtcacacagctagccTGTGGCAAGGCCGGTCCTCCCTCTGACTGCAGCAACACGCCCCCTCCATCAGCCCCTCACCGGTCACCCCTGCTTTCCCCACGTCCAGCTGGGGCGGAGCCTGTCCGataagaggagggagggggtggcagtGCGTCCTGGGGGTGCGGGAGGGGCGAGGCCCCCACCTTGCTCATGCCCCTGAGCTCCTCCTCCTGCTCGGCCTGCAGCTGGCTGGCTCTCTGCAGCAGGTCCTGGGCCCTCTCCTTGGCTGCCTCCTCCAGGTCGCTGAGCTTCCTGTTGGTTCTCCACACCATCTCCTTGTGCTTCATGATCTTCTTACGTGTGGCCACTGCGTCCTACGGGACGCAGTCTGGATCAGTGGGGGGATTGCCCTGGGTGCTGGCCCTGCTACCACGGGTGACCCAGTGTGACCCCTGGGATGGCTTCACCCCGTCATGCCCTCGGAACCCAGAAGTTTCTCCGCCTGGCTTCCTGctcgccccacccccgcccccagcagcgTCCACACCTGGCGTGCGCTCTAGGGTCTCCAGGAAGCACACGTGGGCGCCTCCTGCCAAGGCCCCCTGACCAGAGCTCCCCGCTCCCATCGGCAGAGATCGGGGCTCGGGGAGGGCAGCTACCATGAtggcctccttctccttctggaagGCCTGCTCCCTGGCCTCCAGCTCTTCTCTGCTCAGGACGTGGGACGCCCACCTGATGCGCTCAAAGTCCTCAGGGCTCATGATGAGGGACTCCCCCGAGGGATCCTTGGCGGGAACACTGACGCAGGGGATGAACagtcagtggggaggagggggaagctCTCAGCACCGCtccgccctcccctcctccctcaccactGCCAGCGTCCCCCAGTGCCGCCCCC harbors:
- the CFAP45 gene encoding cilia- and flagella-associated protein 45 isoform X1, giving the protein MTHTSSGREVFCGLTRLSPVVKLVSSDPRLAGTSGAPAQRSRNKTRYRTKAVSSEADESLFGGVKPLTQDNSPTVLLRDKHAIRKTLAALSLDHKPETIQVVTRDMVRKLIVPAKDPSGESLIMSPEDFERIRWASHVLSREELEAREQAFQKEKEAIMDAVATRKKIMKHKEMVWRTNRKLSDLEEAAKERAQDLLQRASQLQAEQEEELRGMSKIILNAKCHAIRDAQILEKQLIQRELDAEERRLDHMMEVERQKAIQRQEELDRKRREERIRGRRHIVQQMEKNREERSLLAEQREQEKEQVLASMQQLQEEDLRDMERRHQEKLKMQAEIKRINDENQRQKAELLAQEKLADQMVMEFTKKKMAREAEFEAEQERIRREKEKEITRLRAMQEKAQDHQAQQDALRAKRNQEVADREWRRKEKENAQKKMETEAKLRQSRLEQVAFKEHALAVQVQRDRDDFERILRAQREQIEKERLEAEKKAAGRLRHADELRRQVRENQQKQVQDRIATFEEGRRLQEEAQKRRERIDDLKKKKIQELRATGLPEKYCVEAERKANILPAACVN
- the CFAP45 gene encoding cilia- and flagella-associated protein 45 isoform X3: MVRKLIVPAKDPSGESLIMSPEDFERIRWASHVLSREELEAREQAFQKEKEAIMDAVATRKKIMKHKEMVWRTNRKLSDLEEAAKERAQDLLQRASQLQAEQEEELRGMSKIILNAKCHAIRDAQILEKQLIQRELDAEERRLDHMMEVERQKAIQRQEELDRKRREERIRGRRHIVQQMEKNREERSLLAEQREQEKEQVLASMQQLQEEDLRDMERRHQEKLKMQAEIKRINDENQRQKAELLAQEKLADQMVMEFTKKKMAREAEFEAEQERIRREKEKEITRLRAMQEKAQDHQAQQDALRAKRNQEVADREWRRKEKENAQKKMETEAKLRQSRLEQVAFKEHALAVQVQRDRDDFERILRAQREQIEKERLEAEKKAAGRLRHADELRRQVRENQQKQVQDRIATFEEGRRLQEEAQKRRERIDDLKKKKIQELRATGLPEKYCVEAERKANILPAACVN
- the CFAP45 gene encoding cilia- and flagella-associated protein 45 isoform X2, producing the protein MPLSAAGILSSSSTTSNRSRNKTRYRTKAVSSEADESLFGGVKPLTQDNSPTVLLRDKHAIRKTLAALSLDHKPETIQVVTRDMVRKLIVPAKDPSGESLIMSPEDFERIRWASHVLSREELEAREQAFQKEKEAIMDAVATRKKIMKHKEMVWRTNRKLSDLEEAAKERAQDLLQRASQLQAEQEEELRGMSKIILNAKCHAIRDAQILEKQLIQRELDAEERRLDHMMEVERQKAIQRQEELDRKRREERIRGRRHIVQQMEKNREERSLLAEQREQEKEQVLASMQQLQEEDLRDMERRHQEKLKMQAEIKRINDENQRQKAELLAQEKLADQMVMEFTKKKMAREAEFEAEQERIRREKEKEITRLRAMQEKAQDHQAQQDALRAKRNQEVADREWRRKEKENAQKKMETEAKLRQSRLEQVAFKEHALAVQVQRDRDDFERILRAQREQIEKERLEAEKKAAGRLRHADELRRQVRENQQKQVQDRIATFEEGRRLQEEAQKRRERIDDLKKKKIQELRATGLPEKYCVEAERKANILPAACVN
- the CFAP45 gene encoding cilia- and flagella-associated protein 45 isoform X4, with the protein product MKHKEMVWRTNRKLSDLEEAAKERAQDLLQRASQLQAEQEEELRGMSKIILNAKCHAIRDAQILEKQLIQRELDAEERRLDHMMEVERQKAIQRQEELDRKRREERIRGRRHIVQQMEKNREERSLLAEQREQEKEQVLASMQQLQEEDLRDMERRHQEKLKMQAEIKRINDENQRQKAELLAQEKLADQMVMEFTKKKMAREAEFEAEQERIRREKEKEITRLRAMQEKAQDHQAQQDALRAKRNQEVADREWRRKEKENAQKKMETEAKLRQSRLEQVAFKEHALAVQVQRDRDDFERILRAQREQIEKERLEAEKKAAGRLRHADELRRQVRENQQKQVQDRIATFEEGRRLQEEAQKRRERIDDLKKKKIQELRATGLPEKYCVEAERKANILPAACVN